In Aureibacillus halotolerans, one genomic interval encodes:
- a CDS encoding acyltransferase: MSSQKYIHEIYLTRAMAIIGVLLVHATSYTIADMQNSNSDMFIVYNFINIFFKFGTPTFIFLSSLVLFYTYSKRPLEKGLLRHFYKRRMTFILIPYAVFSILYFWYKLPLLQQFYTPERIAWEFVYDLLLGEANGHLYFVFISIQFYIVFPLLLLFFKKFPGASKHAFWVGFLIQWVYVFGVKYGVLPADHKGSIGFSYMAYYLSGVTVGMNYSTFERFFAVSKQTFKGKLAVATVTVWGLWAFFSTAHVVVQYLYRAGIYTADTLWFELFWNMHTFLSAFVLMQLAYVLFRHASSRLVKGLLHLGVVSFGVYLLHVLPLHTFTQYVDTGHPILYHARTAAGFVISLGISWLIVGLAMNYWRHAWIFFGSFPKQLPWKRETPISSVQKDRNQSL, translated from the coding sequence ATGTCTTCCCAAAAATATATCCACGAGATCTATCTGACCCGTGCCATGGCAATCATCGGTGTTCTGCTCGTGCATGCAACGTCGTATACGATTGCCGACATGCAAAATTCAAATTCTGATATGTTCATTGTGTACAATTTCATCAACATCTTTTTTAAATTTGGCACGCCAACATTCATTTTCTTAAGTAGTCTCGTGCTTTTTTATACGTACAGCAAGCGACCACTAGAAAAAGGGCTGCTTCGTCATTTTTACAAACGACGGATGACGTTTATTCTAATTCCCTATGCTGTTTTTTCAATACTCTATTTTTGGTACAAATTGCCGTTGTTACAACAATTTTATACACCAGAACGCATCGCCTGGGAATTTGTGTATGACCTGCTGTTAGGCGAAGCAAACGGACACCTTTATTTTGTCTTTATCTCCATACAATTTTACATTGTGTTTCCGCTTCTTCTTTTGTTCTTTAAAAAGTTTCCCGGTGCTTCAAAGCATGCCTTTTGGGTCGGTTTTCTCATTCAATGGGTGTATGTATTCGGGGTTAAATATGGCGTTCTCCCGGCCGATCACAAAGGCAGCATCGGCTTTTCCTACATGGCGTATTATTTATCTGGGGTCACAGTTGGCATGAACTATTCAACGTTCGAGCGTTTCTTTGCGGTTTCGAAACAAACCTTCAAAGGCAAGCTTGCCGTCGCCACAGTAACCGTTTGGGGATTATGGGCATTTTTCTCTACTGCTCATGTAGTCGTACAATACTTGTATCGTGCCGGAATTTACACAGCCGATACGCTTTGGTTTGAGTTGTTCTGGAACATGCATACCTTTCTTTCAGCATTTGTGCTCATGCAACTTGCGTACGTGCTCTTCAGGCATGCGTCTAGTCGATTAGTAAAAGGACTACTTCACCTTGGGGTCGTCTCATTCGGCGTTTACTTGCTCCATGTCCTCCCACTTCATACGTTTACGCAATACGTCGATACTGGCCACCCGATCCTGTATCATGCTCGAACCGCCGCAGGTTTTGTGATTTCTCTAGGCATCTCGTGGCTCATCGTCGGCCTAGCGATGAACTATTGGCGTCACGCCTGGATCTTTTTCGGTTCCTTTCCAAAACAACTGCCTTGGAAACGAGAAACGCCGATTTCAAGCGTCCAAAAAGACCGAAATCAAAGCCTCTAA
- a CDS encoding FAD-dependent oxidoreductase — protein MFLEQTKEAAFQLPDNQQALLDTYGDTPDEKPMKDAYDVIVVSGEPEGVATAVAAARNGADTLLVESRDGLGGLFTYGWLNFIDMTLNDDGEVVSKGIFEEWHELVGNDEVFRVDVAQAAFNKLVEEEENLTVAFNTKVDEPVIDESNTMTGLTLTNDEGTKQVSGARIIDATQDADLAAAAGVPYTYGAEDLNQEGTMAVTPMVYLKDVNWFGIREAAKQELFGTATVSDTTAHGFSELHTMYTPSQDHMRLRGLNIARIGEDEVYINALQIFGVNGTKPEQVEDAMKRGKRESAQVLAYLREHFPGFEDAKIAAFPPELYVRETRHIQALYQLDMSDVWANRDFDDTIAVGAYPVDVQAHTVDNYGYVISNPNQYGVPFRSIVPQDVKHLLVVGRSAGFTSLAAGSARIVPTGMAVGQAAGTAAAQSIAEDISFREMAESDEAITTLRENLIAQGQYIPRFKDIAYPYKGDPADEAIQTLMDTGILVGGYDNDLGLDQEMNHHSFVNLVRELVKRTNGELFEENIKQMVQMNDFIYNEEPQPLTPDKAAEIILTAFGESAENGWQEAALTTYLTDETRSAYESDQVLRKNDAYMILADFLNQIGK, from the coding sequence TTGTTCCTGGAACAGACGAAGGAAGCAGCGTTCCAGCTACCGGATAACCAACAAGCTTTGCTTGATACATATGGGGACACACCTGATGAAAAGCCAATGAAGGACGCCTATGATGTCATCGTCGTCAGTGGCGAACCAGAAGGTGTGGCAACTGCTGTTGCGGCAGCTCGCAACGGCGCGGATACGTTGCTGGTGGAATCGCGCGACGGGCTAGGTGGATTGTTTACTTATGGCTGGCTTAACTTTATTGATATGACATTAAACGATGACGGGGAGGTCGTATCAAAAGGCATTTTTGAAGAATGGCATGAACTTGTAGGAAACGATGAAGTGTTTCGGGTGGACGTCGCTCAGGCAGCGTTTAACAAACTTGTTGAAGAGGAAGAAAATTTGACGGTTGCTTTCAATACAAAGGTTGATGAACCAGTGATTGATGAAAGCAACACGATGACCGGATTGACGTTAACGAATGACGAAGGCACGAAGCAAGTGTCGGGAGCACGGATTATTGATGCGACACAAGACGCCGATTTAGCTGCAGCGGCTGGAGTGCCGTATACGTATGGAGCAGAGGATTTAAATCAAGAAGGCACGATGGCGGTCACCCCAATGGTGTATCTGAAGGATGTCAACTGGTTTGGTATTCGTGAAGCGGCGAAGCAAGAGCTTTTTGGGACGGCAACCGTTTCAGATACGACAGCCCATGGGTTTTCTGAGCTCCATACGATGTACACCCCTTCACAGGACCATATGCGCCTTCGTGGACTCAATATTGCACGCATTGGGGAAGATGAGGTGTACATTAATGCGCTACAGATCTTTGGTGTGAATGGCACAAAGCCTGAACAGGTTGAAGACGCCATGAAACGAGGCAAACGGGAAAGCGCCCAGGTCCTTGCTTACTTACGAGAACACTTTCCGGGGTTTGAAGATGCAAAGATCGCTGCCTTCCCTCCAGAGCTTTATGTCCGAGAAACTCGTCATATCCAGGCACTTTACCAGCTTGACATGAGCGACGTGTGGGCGAACCGTGATTTTGATGACACGATTGCCGTTGGTGCCTACCCAGTTGATGTTCAGGCGCACACCGTTGACAACTATGGGTATGTGATTTCTAATCCTAATCAATACGGGGTTCCATTTCGTTCAATTGTGCCTCAAGACGTGAAGCATCTATTGGTCGTCGGTCGCTCCGCAGGCTTTACGTCCCTTGCAGCAGGGAGCGCACGGATTGTCCCAACTGGAATGGCTGTTGGTCAAGCCGCCGGAACTGCGGCAGCGCAATCCATTGCAGAGGATATCAGCTTTAGAGAGATGGCTGAAAGCGATGAGGCGATCACGACATTACGAGAAAATTTGATTGCTCAAGGGCAATACATTCCTCGTTTTAAAGACATTGCCTATCCTTACAAGGGCGATCCAGCCGACGAGGCGATTCAAACGTTAATGGATACTGGGATTCTTGTCGGAGGCTATGACAACGATCTTGGCCTAGACCAAGAAATGAATCACCATAGCTTTGTGAACCTTGTTCGTGAGCTGGTTAAACGGACAAACGGTGAGTTGTTCGAAGAAAATATAAAACAAATGGTGCAAATGAATGACTTTATTTACAATGAGGAACCGCAGCCGCTCACACCAGATAAAGCCGCAGAAATTATTCTAACGGCGTTCGGTGAGTCGGCTGAGAATGGCTGGCAGGAAGCGGCTCTAACTACGTATTTGACTGACGAGACGCGAAGCGCGTATGAGAGCGATCAGGTTTTGCGAAAAAATGACGCCTACATGATCCTCGCGGACTTTTTGAACCAAATCGGGAAATAA
- a CDS encoding NUDIX hydrolase, with translation MGYISELRKQVGSIPLIMVGACIIVEDSENKVLLQLRSDNHRWGLPGGSLELGESLEACAKRELYEETGLVAKQLTLIHVFSGQDLYYRYPHGDEVYNVVAAYSCRRFDGTLAVDGKEGRALSFYPKDELPIELNRPDQPILQYWLTADKEGMG, from the coding sequence GTGGGGTATATTTCAGAGCTTCGAAAACAGGTCGGCTCCATCCCGTTAATTATGGTTGGTGCATGTATTATTGTCGAAGATAGCGAGAACAAGGTGCTACTGCAGCTACGAAGTGATAATCATAGATGGGGTCTTCCAGGCGGTTCCCTTGAGCTTGGCGAGTCGCTTGAAGCGTGCGCGAAAAGAGAGCTTTATGAAGAAACAGGTCTAGTAGCAAAACAGCTGACGCTCATTCACGTCTTTTCAGGGCAAGACCTTTATTATCGTTATCCGCATGGGGATGAGGTATACAATGTTGTTGCTGCGTATTCTTGTAGACGCTTTGATGGAACATTAGCAGTGGATGGAAAGGAAGGACGAGCTCTTTCCTTTTATCCAAAAGATGAACTTCCTATTGAGTTAAATAGACCAGATCAGCCTATTCTCCAGTATTGGCTAACTGCAGATAAAGAAGGGATGGGCTAA
- a CDS encoding GNAT family N-acetyltransferase: MYRKASIDDIPAIVQLKYKMLEETGMAQRLLPDFQQLVEEDYKAFYLANTAQHFIAEKDNQPIACAGAFIKDDAPYRYLKLRSYGFIADVYVDPQFRRQGIARTLTNATLDWFLEKNIRLFRLVASDEARPLYESIGFTATKEMGMFR; this comes from the coding sequence ATGTACAGAAAAGCGTCTATCGATGATATTCCGGCTATCGTTCAGTTGAAATATAAAATGCTTGAAGAAACTGGGATGGCACAAAGGCTATTGCCTGATTTCCAACAGTTGGTTGAGGAAGATTACAAAGCGTTCTATTTGGCAAACACCGCTCAACATTTTATCGCTGAAAAAGATAATCAACCAATTGCATGTGCGGGCGCCTTTATTAAAGACGATGCGCCTTACCGATATTTAAAGCTCCGTTCCTATGGGTTTATCGCCGATGTGTACGTCGATCCACAATTCAGAAGGCAAGGCATCGCAAGAACTTTGACGAACGCAACATTGGACTGGTTTTTAGAAAAAAATATCCGCTTGTTTAGGCTGGTGGCGAGCGACGAGGCAAGACCATTGTATGAATCAATTGGATTTACAGCGACTAAGGAAATGGGAATGTTCCGATAA
- a CDS encoding S-layer homology domain-containing protein: protein MKRKLLAITTAAVLGVQSVVLLTPQQASANFDQLVREETTKLSPGVTHSEKRYASEAVHVLKVDLNDSFTELDLNVPGHLQTTTNQAKAQHKEGHQVVGAVNAAFFNFSSGLPVNLIAMNNRLVNRGIIGSNANSPTHTRVAFGIGADGKGLVHGVSLGMSLKMDGASLEGTKMNGTRNEGDIVVYTPAVSTTGTNPWGVEVIVDGVGASVGNLPFGETATGTVEKITYNGEGGNATVPRGGFVISMHGKDAKDLLNGLKVGDEVSYTNTINNPWMNADYVMAAGPMLVDNGKVNITMNTSSSFAANRHPRTAVGVDKSGEHIYMVTVDGRQAGYSSGASLVDLAQYLISLGAYDAINLDGGGSTAMAIRPQGAFQPVLINSPSDGYERGVSATLQAISTAPTSTPETLVFEKEAEGGIVEGTSMNVSVTSAMDKYYNPVRLSASDVTYEVVGNIGEMEGSTFHATNEGTGKIIANAGNATGEVEVTVVSDYDELDGTTVPVEISSLDSSSGWSADQAKAKASVATSTAKKKQGSASLQLTYDFTGSEDGTKAAYAVATKPLEIKGQPEKIGMWVHGDGNTNWLRGVIVDRDGESHTIDFTARDKFTWSGWKYVTANVPSSAILPLRFERIYVAQPTESLQAKGTVHFDQLEAIYSDSYTAPISFSDLTSSHWAYSNIQQLAQEKIINGFPDNSFRPEASITRAQAAIMLVREKGITPGGSTDFNDVSSSHYASKEIAAAVDAGLLNGRSETTFAPDAPLTRAELSALLVRAYNVGDDPAGTSFPDVPASHWAKGVISQLASADIVDGYPDGTFRPERATTRAEFSKLMISAIR, encoded by the coding sequence ATGAAACGAAAGTTACTAGCCATTACCACTGCCGCCGTACTAGGTGTGCAGAGTGTTGTGCTGCTGACGCCTCAGCAAGCGTCAGCTAATTTTGATCAATTGGTGAGAGAGGAAACGACAAAGCTATCACCAGGTGTGACACATTCAGAGAAACGTTATGCTAGTGAGGCTGTCCACGTGCTAAAGGTGGATTTAAACGATTCATTTACAGAATTGGACCTGAATGTGCCTGGACACTTACAAACAACGACCAATCAAGCCAAAGCACAGCATAAGGAAGGGCACCAAGTGGTCGGCGCTGTCAATGCGGCCTTCTTCAATTTCTCGTCAGGGCTGCCCGTGAATCTAATTGCGATGAACAACCGTTTGGTGAATCGCGGCATCATTGGAAGCAATGCCAACAGTCCAACACATACGCGCGTTGCTTTTGGTATCGGTGCGGATGGAAAAGGCCTTGTTCACGGTGTTTCACTTGGCATGTCCCTCAAAATGGACGGGGCATCATTAGAAGGCACTAAAATGAATGGAACGCGGAACGAAGGGGACATCGTCGTTTACACGCCTGCCGTAAGCACGACAGGCACGAATCCTTGGGGCGTTGAAGTGATCGTTGATGGCGTCGGCGCAAGCGTCGGCAATCTGCCTTTTGGCGAAACAGCGACAGGTACGGTAGAAAAGATTACATACAATGGAGAAGGTGGAAATGCCACCGTGCCACGTGGTGGGTTTGTCATTTCTATGCATGGCAAGGACGCAAAGGATCTTCTCAATGGTCTGAAGGTCGGCGATGAAGTCTCCTACACAAACACCATTAATAACCCTTGGATGAACGCCGATTATGTCATGGCGGCAGGTCCAATGCTCGTCGATAATGGCAAAGTGAACATTACGATGAACACGTCTAGCTCTTTTGCAGCGAACCGTCATCCTCGTACAGCCGTTGGGGTCGACAAATCTGGGGAGCACATCTACATGGTCACGGTTGACGGACGACAAGCTGGGTACAGCTCTGGTGCAAGCCTTGTCGACTTGGCCCAATACTTAATTTCGCTTGGCGCCTACGATGCCATTAATTTAGATGGCGGTGGGTCAACGGCTATGGCGATTCGTCCGCAGGGAGCGTTTCAGCCTGTGCTGATTAATTCGCCTTCAGATGGGTATGAGCGCGGTGTGTCTGCCACACTTCAGGCCATCTCAACGGCGCCAACAAGCACACCGGAAACCCTTGTGTTTGAAAAAGAAGCAGAAGGCGGCATTGTGGAAGGAACGTCAATGAATGTGTCCGTGACGAGTGCGATGGACAAGTATTACAACCCAGTTCGTTTAAGTGCGAGCGATGTGACCTATGAAGTGGTGGGGAACATCGGGGAGATGGAAGGCAGTACCTTCCACGCAACAAACGAAGGCACGGGCAAGATTATTGCCAACGCCGGAAATGCAACAGGAGAAGTAGAAGTGACCGTTGTCTCTGATTACGATGAGCTTGATGGAACAACCGTGCCAGTAGAAATCTCGTCGTTAGATAGCTCAAGCGGCTGGAGTGCAGATCAGGCGAAAGCCAAAGCCTCTGTAGCTACAAGCACAGCGAAGAAAAAACAAGGCAGCGCTTCGTTGCAGTTAACCTATGATTTCACAGGAAGTGAAGATGGCACAAAAGCAGCGTATGCCGTGGCCACTAAACCTCTTGAGATTAAAGGTCAGCCGGAAAAAATCGGCATGTGGGTTCATGGAGATGGCAATACAAACTGGCTACGCGGAGTCATTGTGGACCGCGACGGTGAAAGCCACACAATTGATTTCACGGCACGCGATAAGTTTACTTGGAGCGGCTGGAAGTATGTAACGGCCAATGTGCCAAGTAGTGCAATTCTTCCACTTCGTTTTGAGCGCATCTATGTTGCGCAGCCAACCGAATCATTGCAAGCCAAAGGCACCGTTCATTTTGATCAGCTCGAGGCGATTTACTCAGATAGCTACACAGCACCAATTAGCTTTAGTGATCTGACGTCTTCACACTGGGCGTACAGCAATATTCAGCAACTGGCGCAGGAAAAAATCATTAACGGTTTTCCGGACAATAGCTTCCGTCCAGAAGCAAGCATTACAAGAGCACAAGCCGCGATTATGCTTGTGAGAGAAAAAGGCATTACACCAGGAGGCAGCACAGATTTCAATGATGTGTCTTCCTCGCATTACGCAAGCAAAGAAATTGCGGCAGCCGTGGATGCAGGTCTACTGAATGGACGTTCTGAAACTACGTTTGCGCCAGATGCGCCATTGACGCGGGCGGAGCTGTCTGCCTTGCTCGTTCGTGCCTACAATGTAGGTGACGACCCAGCTGGCACAAGCTTCCCCGACGTCCCAGCCAGCCATTGGGCCAAAGGCGTCATTTCTCAGCTCGCCTCAGCCGACATCGTTGACGGGTATCCAGACGGCACCTTCCGTCCAGAACGCGCAACCACACGTGCTGAATTCTCAAAGCTCATGATCAGCGCAATACGATAG
- a CDS encoding SDR family oxidoreductase, which yields MTQHVVITGANRGLGLEFVRYYLAKGATVYACARSESDALLQLASPQLHVISLDVANDASVEKAFEEIAKLTSSLDIVINNAAARFPETVNSLEDVDFDVVQKAYNINSIGPLRVAKASVPLLEKGNTKVLTNISSEAGSIGTSGRGTEFDYCMSKAALNMQSVLLQNAVRGQGIRVLAIDPGWMHTDMGGAKAPKSPVDTAEKIGQIIEQRKGTTDEPLFVNTSGEQYPY from the coding sequence ATGACACAACATGTAGTAATTACCGGGGCAAATCGAGGCTTAGGTTTAGAGTTTGTCCGCTATTATTTGGCTAAGGGAGCGACAGTTTACGCGTGTGCTCGGTCGGAAAGCGACGCATTGCTTCAGCTTGCTTCACCTCAGCTTCATGTCATCTCCTTAGATGTCGCAAATGATGCGTCGGTTGAGAAAGCATTTGAAGAAATTGCGAAGCTAACATCTTCCCTGGATATTGTCATCAATAACGCGGCAGCGCGTTTTCCTGAAACGGTAAATTCATTGGAGGACGTGGACTTTGATGTCGTCCAGAAAGCGTATAACATCAACTCCATTGGTCCTCTTCGTGTGGCAAAGGCAAGCGTTCCATTATTAGAGAAGGGCAACACAAAGGTGTTAACCAATATTTCCTCTGAGGCCGGAAGCATCGGCACGTCAGGACGTGGGACCGAATTTGATTATTGCATGTCCAAAGCAGCGCTTAATATGCAAAGTGTATTGCTGCAAAATGCCGTAAGAGGGCAGGGCATACGAGTGCTCGCCATCGATCCAGGCTGGATGCATACCGATATGGGGGGAGCAAAGGCGCCGAAAAGCCCGGTTGATACAGCAGAAAAAATTGGCCAAATCATTGAACAAAGGAAAGGCACAACCGATGAACCATTGTTCGTCAACACTTCAGGCGAGCAATATCCGTATTAA
- a CDS encoding acyltransferase, whose amino-acid sequence MQAKTKQINEIYVTRAIAILGVLLVHATSFTIIDLQGTSYYGFYNSVNTFFKYGTPTFILLSSFVLFYSYSKRPLTPKLMASFYKRRMLFIILPYIIFSTLYFLYHYNVYASYIPQSEMLGEFLDRLAIGKTSSHLYFVFISIQFYILFPLFLWFFKTFPAVAKHAFWIGFLIQWAFVFALDQGLITVENKGSISLSYMSYYFTGITLGMYFDKFERFLSMTKEALLSKWGVWTVVLWLAWAGTAFGHIYVQYLLRTGLGSPSQLVFQLFWNLHTFFSAFVLLQVSFLIYRKFAPWAVNALMHLGVASFGIYLMHLLVLNEYYAQFKTGDPLLYHIFIAVGFVVTLAVSWLVVGLVLKYVPGAWILFGATPKKMPKKDKTQLPLEPGSSQQTTSSSP is encoded by the coding sequence ATGCAAGCTAAGACGAAACAAATCAACGAAATCTATGTCACACGAGCGATTGCCATTTTAGGTGTACTGCTTGTCCATGCGACTTCGTTTACGATTATTGACTTGCAAGGCACCAGTTATTACGGCTTTTATAATAGCGTAAATACGTTTTTCAAATACGGAACACCGACATTTATCTTGCTGAGCAGCTTTGTTTTGTTTTACAGCTATTCAAAACGACCGCTGACTCCAAAGCTGATGGCGTCCTTTTATAAACGACGGATGCTGTTTATTATTTTACCATATATCATCTTTTCCACTCTATATTTCTTATACCATTACAATGTCTACGCATCCTATATTCCACAAAGTGAGATGCTAGGGGAATTTTTAGATCGTCTAGCGATTGGAAAGACAAGCTCTCACTTGTATTTTGTCTTTATTTCTATCCAATTTTATATTTTATTTCCACTGTTCCTGTGGTTTTTTAAAACATTCCCAGCAGTTGCGAAGCATGCCTTCTGGATCGGCTTTCTTATCCAATGGGCCTTTGTTTTTGCATTAGATCAAGGACTGATTACAGTTGAAAACAAAGGAAGCATTTCGTTGTCCTACATGTCCTATTATTTCACAGGCATTACTCTCGGCATGTATTTCGACAAATTCGAGCGCTTCTTATCAATGACAAAAGAAGCATTGCTGTCTAAATGGGGTGTCTGGACAGTCGTCCTGTGGCTTGCTTGGGCCGGGACGGCATTCGGTCATATTTATGTGCAATACCTTCTTCGTACCGGTCTTGGATCACCAAGTCAACTCGTGTTCCAGCTGTTTTGGAACTTGCATACGTTTTTCTCAGCCTTTGTCTTGCTCCAAGTGTCCTTCTTGATTTACCGTAAATTCGCACCATGGGCTGTGAATGCTCTGATGCACTTAGGTGTCGCCTCATTTGGCATCTATTTAATGCATCTCCTTGTTTTGAATGAGTATTACGCTCAGTTTAAAACTGGTGATCCATTGCTGTATCACATTTTTATCGCTGTCGGATTTGTCGTAACCCTTGCCGTTTCATGGCTTGTCGTTGGACTTGTTCTGAAGTACGTCCCAGGCGCTTGGATTCTATTTGGTGCAACTCCGAAAAAAATGCCTAAGAAAGATAAAACGCAATTGCCTCTTGAGCCTGGCAGTTCTCAGCAAACCACCTCCTCTTCACCGTAA
- a CDS encoding FAD-dependent oxidoreductase — MKTIWLTVGAFILSIALTGCSFNQDEGDYDVVVYGGEPEGVAAAVAAARSGANTLLIAERDGLGGLMTYGMLNYLDVAHDKDGNPANTGIFKEWHKMVGNKPSFDVVEGKEAFHTLVENEENITLMTEAQVKSVEKEGKKLTGITVAHDGEDVTIQGRTFIDSTQDADLAVLADVPYTLGREDTGLMDTKMAVTLMIHVDNVDWEGIKRAVEEETFGPAQILKNAAWGFSELHTAYTPVEENTRLRGLNIALQNDGSVYINALQIFGVDGLNEEDKQAAIEKGIRETDAIVAYLQENFPGFEDAEVASYPDELYVRETRHIQAEYQLNIMDVCENNDQWDSIGFGGYPVDVQATSVNDWGIVVCNPVQYAVPFRSLVPLEVDGLLVASRSSGYTSLAAGSARVIPIGMTAGQAAGIAATRMEDSERTLREVANDESWVATLQAMLVEQGVNLYPFDLPHMYEGEWFYEGIQTVMRYGMIKGGYQNDIGADDPMTSGEFHGTLKELLRRTNPENPPVYPNVTATDGNVTRNEAASVVLALNGLNESGTPWETARTEGLISEVLFSKVTENRELAKKEVYALMGEVIRRAEERQSHSDTEG, encoded by the coding sequence ATGAAAACAATTTGGTTGACCGTGGGTGCGTTTATACTATCCATCGCACTGACAGGTTGTTCTTTTAATCAGGACGAGGGAGACTATGATGTCGTCGTGTATGGGGGAGAGCCTGAGGGGGTCGCTGCTGCCGTGGCTGCTGCTCGTAGTGGAGCGAACACACTACTGATTGCCGAACGCGATGGTCTTGGAGGGTTAATGACGTATGGCATGCTCAACTATTTGGACGTTGCACATGACAAAGATGGGAACCCAGCAAATACGGGCATCTTTAAAGAGTGGCATAAAATGGTCGGCAATAAGCCATCCTTTGATGTTGTTGAAGGAAAAGAAGCGTTTCATACACTTGTTGAGAATGAAGAAAATATTACATTGATGACGGAAGCCCAGGTAAAGAGTGTAGAAAAAGAGGGAAAGAAGCTTACTGGCATCACAGTGGCTCATGATGGGGAAGACGTGACGATTCAAGGGAGAACCTTTATTGATTCGACACAGGACGCCGATCTTGCTGTGCTGGCTGATGTTCCTTACACTTTAGGGCGTGAAGATACTGGATTAATGGACACGAAGATGGCCGTTACGCTTATGATTCATGTAGATAATGTCGACTGGGAGGGCATTAAACGCGCTGTTGAAGAAGAAACCTTCGGGCCAGCTCAAATTCTTAAAAACGCAGCATGGGGGTTTAGTGAATTACATACGGCCTATACGCCAGTCGAAGAAAATACACGTTTGCGCGGGTTAAACATCGCCTTGCAAAATGATGGTTCTGTGTATATCAATGCGTTGCAAATCTTTGGTGTTGATGGCTTGAATGAAGAAGACAAGCAAGCAGCTATTGAAAAGGGAATACGCGAAACGGATGCGATTGTAGCGTATTTACAGGAAAATTTCCCAGGCTTTGAAGACGCTGAAGTCGCTAGTTACCCTGACGAGCTGTACGTGCGGGAAACAAGACATATTCAAGCTGAGTACCAGCTAAACATCATGGACGTTTGTGAGAATAACGACCAGTGGGATTCCATTGGCTTTGGCGGGTACCCGGTTGATGTACAGGCTACGAGTGTCAACGATTGGGGCATTGTTGTATGCAACCCTGTACAATATGCCGTGCCTTTCCGTTCATTGGTACCGCTTGAGGTGGATGGATTGCTCGTGGCAAGCCGTTCTTCGGGGTACACGTCCCTCGCAGCAGGGAGCGCGCGAGTGATTCCGATTGGGATGACAGCGGGGCAGGCAGCGGGCATTGCAGCGACAAGAATGGAAGACAGTGAACGTACGTTACGCGAGGTCGCCAATGATGAATCATGGGTGGCGACACTGCAAGCAATGCTAGTTGAGCAAGGCGTTAACCTGTACCCATTTGACTTGCCACATATGTATGAAGGTGAATGGTTTTATGAGGGCATCCAGACGGTCATGCGGTATGGCATGATTAAAGGTGGCTACCAAAATGACATTGGTGCAGATGATCCAATGACCTCTGGCGAATTTCATGGCACTCTGAAGGAACTTTTACGTCGAACGAACCCTGAAAATCCGCCCGTGTATCCAAATGTGACGGCGACCGACGGGAACGTGACGAGAAATGAAGCTGCGTCCGTCGTGCTGGCATTAAACGGTTTAAATGAATCTGGAACTCCATGGGAGACAGCAAGGACAGAAGGGCTCATTTCTGAGGTGCTTTTCAGTAAAGTAACGGAAAATCGCGAGCTAGCTAAAAAAGAAGTGTACGCTTTAATGGGTGAGGTCATCCGACGAGCCGAAGAGCGTCAAAGTCATTCAGATACGGAAGGTTGA